Proteins co-encoded in one Flavivirga eckloniae genomic window:
- a CDS encoding metallophosphoesterase — MNINYKTIFVVVNMLIFSACATYKPQYKSTNTSSSFPEKEIAHSFYLIGDAGNSPLDSSSKALQAFKATLNKASKNSTALFLGDNIYPKGLPKKDEEGRAFAEHQLNIQTEAVKDFKGNAVFIPGNHDWYSNGLKGLKRQEKYVENILGKNTFLPENGCPIEKVNISDDIVMIVVDSEWYLTNWDKHPTINDNCEIKTRTKFFDEFESLIKKARGKTTIVALHHPMFTNGPHGGQYSFSSHMKPIPVLGTLKNVIRKTGGVTIVDTQNKAYNEFRKRIITLSQENDKVVFVSGHDHNLQYILKDNIPQIVSGSGSKETATRNAGKGQFSYGIQGYARLDVFKDGSSYVRFYSAEDNTIVFQTQVLEGEKTRVNNSYKAFTEKEAIASIYSEEEASKGGVYRMLWGKRYRDAFRTKVKAPTVRLDTLFGGLTPVRKGGGHQSKSLRLEDAKGREYVMRALRKNAIQYIQAVAFKDQYIEGQFDDSYTEGLLMDIFTGSHPYAPFTIGTLADAVDVYHTNPVLYYVPKQDRLGQFNDEFGNELYMIEERASSGHGDKASFGFSNKLISTDDLLKELKEDEDHILDEPAYIRARLFDMLIGDWDRHEDQWRWAKFKEKGKDIYRPMPRDRDQAFSIMADGTLLSFVTNIIPSLRLLRSYKEDLKSPKWFNLEPYPLDMTLINQSGKSVWDAQVKYITENLTDAVIDAAFLNFPPEVSKETIKDIKRKLIGRRTNLQVISDKYYNHINKFAVVKGTDKDDWFQIERMPNGNTKVTAYRIKNDEKSDVFHERTYSCDNTKEIWIYGLDDKDVFEVSGEGNKLIQIRLIGGQNNDTYTIKNGKRVIVYDYKSKASTFTTNKGRKKLTDDYETNVYDYKKLKNSSNQLIPIIGSNPDDGLKIGFSNTLTNFGFDRNPFTYKHIISGAYYFATDGFDLGYNGEFSNVVGTMNLGLQAQFTSPNYAVNFFGYGNNTPNPEADENDGFDVGLDYNRVKLSTLKFEPSLIWRGRLGASFKVGISYESYEVEETEGRFINDRFIGDNMEVENDFWGVDAKYQYENYDNKAFPTFGMMIALQTGYKNNIDKSKGFAYLIPELSFDYRLVPSGQLVLATKLKGHVNFGDDFEFYQGANIGANNGLRGYRNERFTGKSAFVQSTDLRLNLRKVKTGLLPLNIGLYGGVDYGRVWVDNDTLLTQSDHSNDWNTSIGGGIFANAADMVTLNLSAFNSDDGVRLAFRLGFGF; from the coding sequence ATGAATATAAATTACAAAACCATTTTTGTTGTAGTTAACATGCTTATATTTAGTGCTTGTGCTACCTACAAGCCACAATATAAAAGCACGAATACAAGCAGCTCTTTTCCTGAAAAGGAGATAGCTCATTCCTTTTATTTAATAGGCGATGCCGGTAATTCACCATTAGATTCCTCTTCAAAAGCGTTGCAGGCGTTTAAAGCTACATTAAATAAAGCATCAAAAAACAGTACCGCACTTTTTTTAGGGGATAACATATATCCGAAAGGGTTGCCTAAAAAGGATGAAGAAGGCAGAGCGTTTGCAGAACATCAGCTAAACATTCAAACAGAAGCCGTAAAAGACTTTAAGGGCAATGCCGTTTTTATTCCGGGAAATCACGATTGGTATAGTAATGGCCTAAAAGGCTTAAAAAGACAAGAAAAATACGTTGAAAACATTTTGGGTAAGAATACCTTTCTGCCGGAAAATGGTTGTCCTATTGAAAAGGTAAATATTTCGGACGATATTGTTATGATTGTTGTTGACTCGGAATGGTATTTAACCAATTGGGACAAGCACCCAACCATAAATGATAATTGCGAAATAAAAACTAGAACTAAGTTTTTTGATGAATTTGAAAGCCTAATAAAGAAAGCGCGGGGCAAAACAACTATTGTGGCCTTACATCATCCCATGTTTACCAATGGGCCTCATGGTGGTCAGTATTCTTTTAGTAGCCATATGAAACCCATTCCGGTTTTAGGAACCCTAAAAAATGTAATACGCAAAACAGGAGGTGTAACGATTGTAGATACTCAAAACAAAGCGTACAATGAGTTTAGAAAGCGTATTATCACGCTATCTCAAGAGAACGATAAAGTCGTTTTTGTATCTGGTCACGACCATAATCTGCAATACATTTTAAAAGATAACATACCGCAAATTGTCAGCGGATCGGGCTCTAAGGAAACGGCAACCCGCAATGCCGGGAAAGGTCAGTTTTCCTATGGAATACAAGGTTATGCTAGGCTTGATGTGTTTAAAGATGGATCATCGTATGTTCGTTTTTATTCAGCCGAAGATAATACCATTGTCTTTCAAACCCAGGTTTTAGAAGGTGAGAAAACAAGAGTAAATAATAGTTATAAAGCATTTACCGAAAAAGAAGCCATAGCTTCGATATATTCCGAAGAAGAAGCCAGCAAGGGCGGTGTATATAGAATGTTATGGGGCAAGCGTTATCGTGATGCATTTAGAACAAAAGTTAAAGCGCCAACGGTAAGGCTCGATACACTTTTTGGAGGGTTAACACCAGTTAGAAAGGGAGGTGGACATCAATCAAAATCCTTAAGATTAGAAGACGCTAAAGGAAGGGAATATGTTATGCGGGCGCTTCGAAAAAATGCCATTCAATATATACAAGCTGTGGCATTTAAAGATCAATATATAGAAGGACAATTCGATGACTCTTACACTGAAGGATTGTTGATGGATATTTTTACCGGTTCTCACCCCTACGCGCCATTTACTATAGGAACACTAGCTGATGCAGTAGATGTTTATCACACCAATCCGGTACTTTATTACGTACCTAAACAGGATAGATTGGGACAGTTTAATGACGAATTTGGAAATGAGCTTTATATGATTGAAGAACGAGCAAGCTCGGGTCATGGTGATAAGGCAAGTTTTGGATTTTCAAACAAACTTATTAGCACAGACGATTTGCTAAAAGAATTAAAGGAAGACGAAGATCATATTCTAGATGAGCCAGCTTATATAAGAGCGCGTTTGTTCGATATGCTTATTGGCGATTGGGACAGGCACGAAGACCAATGGCGTTGGGCAAAATTTAAGGAAAAAGGTAAGGATATATATCGCCCTATGCCAAGAGACCGTGATCAGGCGTTTTCGATTATGGCAGATGGTACTTTGCTTAGTTTTGTAACAAATATTATTCCTTCTTTACGATTGTTAAGGAGTTATAAAGAAGATTTAAAAAGTCCGAAATGGTTCAATTTAGAGCCCTATCCTTTAGATATGACTTTAATTAATCAATCTGGTAAAAGTGTTTGGGACGCACAGGTAAAGTATATTACAGAAAACCTTACAGATGCTGTTATTGATGCCGCGTTTTTAAATTTTCCGCCAGAAGTTAGTAAAGAAACCATAAAAGACATAAAACGTAAACTTATCGGGAGGCGAACTAATTTACAGGTAATTTCTGATAAGTATTATAACCATATAAACAAGTTTGCTGTTGTTAAAGGAACAGATAAAGACGATTGGTTTCAAATAGAACGAATGCCAAATGGGAATACTAAAGTTACAGCTTATAGAATTAAAAATGATGAGAAGTCCGACGTGTTTCATGAAAGAACATACTCTTGTGATAATACTAAGGAAATCTGGATTTATGGACTAGACGATAAAGATGTGTTTGAGGTTTCTGGCGAAGGAAATAAACTCATACAAATTAGATTAATAGGTGGGCAAAATAATGACACCTATACCATTAAAAATGGTAAGCGGGTAATTGTTTACGATTATAAATCGAAGGCAAGTACATTTACTACCAACAAAGGACGAAAGAAGCTTACCGATGATTATGAAACAAATGTGTACGATTATAAAAAGCTAAAAAACAGTAGCAATCAATTAATTCCAATTATAGGTTCTAATCCTGACGATGGTCTTAAAATAGGGTTCTCCAATACCTTAACCAATTTTGGTTTTGATCGTAACCCTTTTACATACAAACATATTATTTCCGGAGCATATTACTTCGCTACAGATGGATTCGATTTAGGATACAATGGTGAATTTTCCAATGTTGTTGGCACCATGAATTTAGGTTTGCAAGCTCAATTTACAAGCCCTAATTATGCTGTTAACTTCTTCGGATATGGTAATAATACCCCCAATCCGGAAGCCGATGAAAATGATGGTTTTGATGTAGGGTTAGATTATAACCGTGTTAAGTTAAGTACATTAAAATTTGAACCATCGTTAATATGGCGAGGTCGTTTAGGAGCTAGTTTTAAGGTGGGAATATCGTACGAATCTTATGAAGTTGAAGAAACCGAAGGACGTTTTATTAACGATCGGTTTATTGGAGATAATATGGAAGTCGAAAACGATTTTTGGGGAGTTGATGCCAAATACCAATATGAAAACTATGATAACAAAGCATTTCCAACTTTTGGAATGATGATAGCGTTGCAAACGGGATATAAAAATAATATAGACAAGTCTAAAGGGTTTGCGTATTTAATTCCAGAATTGAGTTTCGATTATAGATTGGTGCCCAGTGGTCAATTAGTACTGGCAACAAAACTAAAAGGTCATGTTAATTTTGGTGATGATTTTGAGTTTTACCAGGGCGCTAATATAGGTGCCAATAACGGTTTAAGAGGCTATAGGAACGAACGGTTTACTGGTAAAAGCGCTTTTGTGCAAAGTACCGATTTGCGTTTGAATTTACGCAAAGTAAAAACTGGATTGCTCCCTTTAAATATTGGTTTGTATGGCGGCGTGGATTATGGTCGCGTATGGGTTGATAACGATACCTTGCTAACGCAAAGTGACCATTCGAACGATTGGAACACTTCCATAGGTGGTGGTATTTTTGCCAATGCTGCAGATATGGTTACGTTAAACCTATCGGCATTTAATAGCGATGATGGCGTGCGTTTAGCTTTTAGACTAGGATTTGGGTTTTAA
- a CDS encoding mevalonate kinase family protein produces MKGPLFYSKILLFGEYGIIKDSKGLSIPYNFYNGALKTDENPSEAAVESNESLKRFVSYLEGISPELVTFDIELLKQHVTAGMYFDSSIPQGYGVGSSGALVAAIYDKYAQNKITVLENLTREKLLKLKAIFSAMESFFHGKSSGLDPLNSYLSIPILIKSKDNIEATGIPSQKNEGKNAVFLLDSGIIGETAPMVSLFMENMKQEGFRSMLKNQFIKHTDACIDDFLNGNIKSLFKNTKSLSKVVLNHFKPMIPQQFHELWKKGIETNEYYLKLCGSGGGGYILGFTEDIDKAKKSLRDYKLEVVYNF; encoded by the coding sequence ATGAAAGGACCTCTTTTTTACTCAAAAATATTACTCTTCGGAGAGTATGGAATTATAAAAGATTCTAAAGGGTTGTCTATTCCTTATAACTTTTATAATGGCGCTTTAAAAACCGATGAGAACCCTTCGGAAGCCGCTGTTGAATCAAACGAAAGTTTAAAGCGTTTCGTTAGTTATTTAGAAGGTATTAGCCCCGAATTAGTGACTTTCGATATAGAATTGTTAAAGCAGCACGTAACAGCTGGTATGTATTTCGATTCTTCTATCCCTCAAGGTTATGGTGTTGGAAGTAGCGGAGCCTTGGTTGCAGCTATTTACGATAAATATGCTCAGAATAAAATTACGGTTTTAGAGAATTTAACACGTGAAAAGTTGCTGAAATTAAAAGCCATTTTTTCGGCAATGGAATCTTTCTTTCATGGTAAATCCTCTGGTTTAGATCCATTAAATAGCTATTTAAGCATCCCAATCCTTATAAAATCTAAAGATAATATTGAAGCAACGGGAATTCCTTCACAAAAAAACGAAGGGAAAAATGCAGTGTTTTTATTAGACAGCGGTATTATAGGAGAAACGGCACCAATGGTAAGTCTTTTTATGGAGAACATGAAGCAAGAAGGTTTCCGTAGTATGCTTAAAAACCAATTTATAAAACATACCGACGCTTGTATAGACGATTTTTTAAATGGAAATATTAAATCGTTGTTTAAGAATACAAAGAGTTTGTCTAAAGTGGTTTTAAACCATTTTAAACCTATGATTCCACAACAGTTTCATGAACTTTGGAAAAAAGGAATAGAAACAAACGAATACTATTTAAAACTTTGCGGTTCTGGTGGCGGTGGATATATTCTTGGATTTACTGAAGATATTGATAAGGCAAAGAAATCGCTTCGCGATTATAAATTGGAAGTCGTTTATAACTTCTAA
- a CDS encoding sensor histidine kinase, with protein MMKKTFKSWIFIAHFTFWGAHWSLAFLGFKNLSWNGFSIENNLLYIAFAYGILSNMLLFYWQYFFTVPCFFIKNKISKFLLSTILFFVLISSAEGYLNYYYTITNNVLDEGFTFFEFFIIWLFPDFVFNVFYTFLGFLFRFPLEYFKSEKIKQELLKETHNSELKYLKAQLNPHFLFNGINSIYHLIEKNSALAKNTLLQFSNLLRYQLYESGTQKIALNKELGYILQYIEIEKIRKGDDIILVCDIANKNEKQQIAPLLLIPFIENAFKHLSDDDNPSKNRVTIFIKEIDKVLTCKIENTFDLQENNQNVGGIGLKNVQRRLALLYPDRHSLNIIQKGNVYQVFLKIYFK; from the coding sequence ATGATGAAGAAAACATTTAAAAGCTGGATTTTTATTGCACACTTCACTTTTTGGGGTGCGCATTGGAGTCTTGCATTTTTAGGTTTTAAAAACCTTTCTTGGAATGGTTTTTCTATCGAAAACAATTTATTGTACATTGCTTTTGCTTATGGAATTTTAAGTAACATGTTACTGTTTTATTGGCAGTACTTTTTTACAGTTCCTTGTTTTTTTATAAAAAACAAAATTTCAAAATTTCTGTTGTCAACCATACTCTTTTTTGTTTTAATTAGTAGTGCCGAAGGATATTTGAACTATTACTATACTATTACTAACAATGTTTTAGATGAAGGATTTACTTTTTTTGAGTTTTTTATTATTTGGTTATTTCCAGACTTTGTTTTTAATGTTTTTTATACTTTTTTAGGATTTTTATTCCGGTTCCCTTTAGAGTATTTCAAATCAGAAAAAATAAAACAAGAGCTTTTGAAAGAGACGCACAATAGCGAACTCAAATATTTGAAAGCGCAACTTAATCCTCATTTCTTATTTAATGGCATTAATAGTATTTATCACCTCATAGAAAAGAATAGTGCACTCGCAAAGAACACATTACTTCAATTTTCTAACTTACTCCGCTATCAACTATATGAAAGTGGAACTCAAAAAATCGCTTTAAATAAGGAGCTAGGTTATATTTTACAATATATTGAAATAGAGAAAATTAGGAAAGGCGACGATATTATATTAGTATGTGATATTGCTAATAAAAATGAAAAACAACAGATAGCCCCGTTACTGCTTATACCATTTATCGAAAATGCCTTTAAACATTTGAGTGATGATGATAACCCTAGCAAAAATAGAGTAACTATCTTTATAAAAGAGATTGATAAGGTACTAACTTGCAAGATAGAAAACACTTTTGATTTACAGGAAAACAATCAAAATGTTGGAGGTATTGGATTAAAAAATGTACAACGAAGATTAGCGCTCTTATATCCAGATCGACACAGCTTAAATATCATTCAAAAAGGAAATGTCTATCAGGTATTTCTAAAAATATATTTTAAATGA
- a CDS encoding DUF1697 domain-containing protein — MQVYIALLRGINVSGQKKIPMAELRELLTNTGLKNVKTYIQSGNVIFKSPEKDNAKLELKIHQAIKTHFGFEVPILVKTPKELQQVFDECPFPEEKKTNSYFTLLYSIPDTALVKEAAEMSYPNEEFVITNNCIYFYCSIGYGKAKYNNNFFERKLKTTSTARNYKTMVKLLEMTSDES, encoded by the coding sequence ATGCAAGTATACATAGCACTTTTAAGAGGTATTAACGTAAGCGGACAAAAGAAAATCCCCATGGCAGAGCTAAGGGAGTTACTTACCAATACGGGATTGAAAAATGTAAAGACTTACATCCAAAGCGGAAATGTTATTTTTAAGTCACCCGAAAAGGATAACGCAAAACTAGAACTTAAAATACATCAGGCAATTAAAACACATTTTGGTTTCGAAGTGCCGATTCTTGTTAAAACACCAAAAGAACTACAGCAGGTTTTTGATGAGTGCCCATTTCCGGAAGAGAAAAAAACGAACAGTTATTTTACGTTACTATATTCGATTCCAGATACAGCGTTGGTTAAAGAAGCGGCAGAAATGTCGTATCCAAATGAGGAGTTTGTTATAACTAACAACTGCATTTATTTTTACTGTTCGATAGGTTACGGAAAAGCCAAATACAACAATAATTTTTTTGAGCGTAAGCTTAAAACAACATCTACCGCTAGGAATTATAAGACTATGGTGAAACTTTTAGAAATGACTTCGGATGAATCCTAG
- a CDS encoding LytR/AlgR family response regulator transcription factor, producing the protein MIILKCLIVDDEPLAREAIKGYCHEISYLEVIGVCKNVRQAQTFLQENYIDILFLDIQMPIITGIEWLKTQKDTPAIIMTTAYSEYALESYDFNVIDYLVKPISFERFKQSVEKVCNLMYEKTLESHLFIKQDKEIKKVKLSNILYIEAQQNYVKIVTIDETLITHSTLKGIKALLPEKDFIKIHKSFLVALHKIDKILDNKVFIREHILPLSIRLKKEVTTKVKSNKHH; encoded by the coding sequence ATGATCATATTGAAATGCCTTATTGTAGATGATGAACCCTTAGCTAGAGAAGCTATAAAAGGGTATTGTCATGAAATTTCATATCTAGAGGTCATTGGGGTTTGCAAAAATGTTAGACAAGCTCAAACATTTTTGCAAGAAAATTACATAGATATTTTATTTCTAGATATTCAAATGCCAATAATTACAGGCATAGAATGGCTTAAAACACAGAAAGATACTCCTGCGATCATTATGACAACAGCATACTCAGAATACGCATTAGAAAGCTACGACTTCAATGTGATTGATTATTTGGTAAAACCTATTTCATTTGAACGTTTCAAACAATCAGTAGAGAAAGTGTGTAATCTTATGTATGAAAAGACCTTGGAAAGCCATTTGTTTATTAAACAGGATAAAGAAATAAAAAAAGTAAAATTGAGTAACATTTTATATATAGAAGCACAACAAAATTACGTTAAAATTGTAACCATAGATGAAACCCTCATCACTCATAGTACTCTTAAAGGTATTAAGGCCTTATTGCCAGAAAAAGATTTTATAAAAATCCATAAGTCATTTTTGGTAGCTTTACATAAAATTGACAAAATCTTAGATAATAAAGTTTTTATAAGAGAACATATATTACCATTAAGTATACGCCTTAAAAAAGAAGTAACAACAAAAGTTAAATCAAATAAACATCATTAA
- a CDS encoding serine hydrolase domain-containing protein: protein MTSITLKIILVAIFLTLASMCFNTLKAQGNLQGKIENDKIAILLEENLAFFPNKTEISLALINGKQSEFFGVIRKNDTLQIETNQNAIFEIGSITKVFTSTLFSELVIEKKLSLNDHVLDLLPFQLESPSKEQTSITLKMLANHTSGLPSLPQNIMPLIALDESDPYRSYTSDKLYEYLKTDFKTKTAAGKKSVYSNLGTGLLGHLLTLKTKKSYEELLQEKIFKPLGMNNSTTILKQIPETNLVKGLDPQGQVTSNWNFDALEGAGAIKSSVTDLEKFARKHMENSTVYNLTQKVTHIENKQVSLGLGWHIISQGDQEILFHNGGTGGYTSCMLINKRTQKSVIMLTNISAFHPKSQSIDSLCFKILNLIN from the coding sequence ATGACTTCTATCACACTCAAAATTATATTAGTTGCTATTTTTTTAACCTTAGCATCTATGTGTTTTAATACCTTGAAAGCACAAGGAAACCTTCAAGGCAAAATTGAAAATGACAAAATCGCTATTCTTTTGGAGGAAAACCTTGCTTTTTTTCCTAATAAAACAGAAATCTCACTCGCTTTAATAAATGGCAAACAAAGTGAGTTTTTTGGGGTTATTCGAAAAAATGACACCCTACAAATCGAAACCAATCAAAATGCTATTTTTGAAATAGGTTCTATTACAAAAGTATTTACATCTACGCTTTTTTCTGAATTGGTTATCGAAAAGAAATTATCATTGAATGATCATGTTTTAGATTTGCTTCCTTTTCAGTTGGAAAGTCCCTCCAAGGAACAAACAAGCATAACATTAAAAATGTTAGCTAATCATACTTCAGGATTGCCTTCTCTACCTCAAAATATAATGCCTTTAATAGCTCTTGACGAAAGCGATCCTTACCGTTCTTATACTTCAGATAAATTATATGAATATTTAAAAACTGATTTCAAAACAAAAACTGCTGCGGGTAAAAAAAGTGTTTACTCTAATCTTGGTACGGGATTATTAGGCCATTTATTAACACTGAAAACCAAAAAAAGCTATGAAGAGCTTTTACAGGAAAAAATATTCAAGCCTTTAGGGATGAATAACTCTACCACGATTTTGAAACAAATTCCAGAAACTAATCTAGTTAAAGGACTCGATCCACAAGGGCAGGTAACATCCAATTGGAATTTTGATGCTCTTGAAGGTGCTGGTGCAATAAAATCGAGTGTAACAGATTTAGAAAAATTTGCAAGAAAACATATGGAGAATTCTACCGTTTATAATTTGACACAAAAAGTTACGCATATAGAAAACAAGCAAGTTTCCCTAGGATTGGGTTGGCACATTATTAGCCAAGGTGATCAGGAAATCCTTTTTCACAATGGAGGAACAGGAGGATATACTTCATGTATGCTTATCAACAAACGCACACAAAAAAGTGTTATTATGCTCACCAATATTTCTGCTTTTCACCCCAAAAGCCAATCTATAGATTCTTTGTGTTTTAAAATCCTTAATCTTATCAATTAA
- a CDS encoding BaiN/RdsA family NAD(P)/FAD-dependent oxidoreductase, translating into MKEYDVIIVGGGAAGFFAAINIAEFNPGLKVAILERAKEGLQKVKISGGGRCNVTHAEFIPSELVQNYPRGEKELLGPFHQFMTGDTMEWFDKRGVELKIEDDGRIFPVSNSSQTIIDCFLNEAKKNGVEILYNHVVKSIQKHNELWELETAQGTFTSQKILIATGSSPKVWSLVESLGHTIVQPVPSLFTFDIKDPRIKDIPGVVAQNVAVKVVGSQLESEGPLLITHVGMSAPAILKLSAFGALELAKRDYKFQIEIDFIRQTFEDCLDTLKTFKQDLAKKTVFKFAQYDLPKRLWQQLVLASNIATTTTWADTNKQQLEALASQLTQAVFNVTGKSTFKEEFVTAGGINLKEVNFKTFESKLHNNLYFAGEILNIDAITGGFNFQNAWTGAYIVAKSIAD; encoded by the coding sequence ATGAAGGAATACGACGTTATTATTGTAGGAGGTGGAGCAGCAGGTTTTTTTGCTGCCATTAATATTGCAGAGTTTAATCCGGGTTTAAAAGTAGCTATTTTAGAGCGGGCTAAAGAAGGGCTTCAAAAGGTAAAAATATCTGGAGGCGGGCGTTGTAATGTTACCCATGCGGAGTTTATACCTTCGGAATTGGTGCAAAACTATCCGAGAGGAGAAAAGGAGCTACTGGGACCGTTTCATCAGTTTATGACCGGAGATACAATGGAGTGGTTTGATAAACGGGGAGTAGAATTAAAAATTGAAGATGATGGGCGTATATTTCCTGTGTCGAATTCATCGCAAACCATTATTGATTGCTTTTTAAATGAAGCAAAAAAGAATGGCGTTGAGATATTGTACAATCATGTCGTAAAGTCGATTCAAAAACACAACGAATTATGGGAGCTGGAAACGGCTCAAGGTACTTTTACATCACAAAAAATACTAATAGCAACAGGTAGTAGTCCAAAAGTTTGGAGTCTTGTAGAATCTTTAGGACATACCATTGTACAGCCCGTACCTTCACTTTTTACGTTCGATATTAAAGATCCACGCATTAAAGATATTCCAGGGGTTGTAGCCCAAAATGTAGCGGTTAAGGTGGTTGGTAGTCAATTAGAGTCCGAAGGACCATTGCTTATCACTCATGTTGGTATGAGTGCTCCGGCAATTTTAAAACTTTCAGCTTTTGGTGCTTTGGAACTGGCAAAACGTGATTATAAATTTCAAATAGAAATTGATTTCATCAGACAAACTTTCGAAGATTGCTTGGATACTTTAAAAACATTTAAACAAGATTTAGCCAAGAAAACTGTATTTAAGTTTGCGCAATATGATTTGCCTAAACGGTTGTGGCAACAATTAGTGTTAGCGTCTAATATCGCAACAACGACGACTTGGGCAGATACAAACAAACAACAATTGGAAGCATTAGCATCGCAACTAACACAAGCCGTTTTTAATGTAACCGGCAAAAGTACCTTTAAAGAAGAGTTTGTTACAGCTGGAGGTATCAATTTAAAAGAGGTTAATTTTAAAACCTTCGAAAGTAAACTTCATAACAACCTGTATTTTGCTGGCGAAATATTAAATATAGATGCCATAACCGGTGGTTTTAATTTTCAGAATGCATGGACTGGGGCTTATATTGTTGCGAAGTCTATTGCAGATTAA
- a CDS encoding diphosphomevalonate/mevalonate 3,5-bisphosphate decarboxylase family protein, whose product MQEDQFIPKPYANSIKSGSFTWSSPSNIALVKYWGKKEHQIPENPSVSFTLDNCKTITTVSFSKKENQDEFSFDVFLDGDKKDGFKPKIETFFNRIEAYLPFLKHYHFKIETSNTFPHSSGIASSASGMSALAMCLMSIEKSLMESDGSLSAVERSFSDSFFIQKASFLARLGSGSACRSLEGDLVVWGKHGDIEGSSDLFGVKYPYEVHQNFKEYQDTILLVDKGEKQVSSTVGHNLMHGHPFAQERFKQAHKNLSNLINVFKKGNLDGFIEIVESEALTLHAMMMTSMPYFILMKPNTLEIINKIWAFREKTGSKVCFTLDAGANVHVLFPKKESEKISEFIKNELVAYCQNEHFISDRIGFGAKQL is encoded by the coding sequence ATGCAAGAAGATCAATTTATACCAAAACCCTACGCAAACTCTATTAAAAGTGGAAGTTTTACATGGTCGTCGCCAAGTAATATCGCTTTAGTTAAATATTGGGGTAAAAAAGAACATCAAATTCCAGAAAATCCTTCCGTTAGTTTTACACTCGATAATTGTAAAACGATTACAACAGTGAGTTTTTCAAAAAAAGAAAATCAAGATGAGTTTTCTTTTGATGTTTTTTTAGATGGTGATAAAAAGGATGGTTTTAAACCAAAAATTGAGACTTTCTTCAATCGAATTGAAGCATATCTACCGTTTTTAAAACACTATCACTTTAAAATTGAAACCTCAAACACCTTTCCGCATAGTTCTGGAATTGCATCTTCAGCTAGTGGTATGAGTGCTTTGGCTATGTGCTTAATGAGTATTGAAAAATCACTAATGGAATCCGATGGCAGCTTGAGCGCAGTCGAAAGGTCTTTTTCCGATAGTTTTTTTATTCAAAAAGCATCATTCTTAGCGCGTTTAGGTTCCGGAAGCGCCTGTAGAAGCCTGGAAGGCGATTTAGTGGTTTGGGGAAAACATGGCGATATTGAAGGAAGTTCAGACCTCTTTGGAGTAAAATATCCATATGAAGTGCACCAAAACTTTAAAGAATATCAAGACACTATTTTATTAGTAGATAAAGGTGAAAAGCAAGTAAGCAGTACGGTAGGTCATAATTTAATGCATGGTCATCCGTTTGCACAAGAACGTTTTAAGCAAGCTCATAAAAACCTATCTAACCTAATAAACGTGTTTAAGAAAGGGAATTTGGATGGATTTATAGAAATAGTTGAAAGTGAGGCACTAACGCTTCATGCTATGATGATGACCAGTATGCCGTATTTTATTTTAATGAAGCCAAACACTCTGGAAATAATAAACAAAATATGGGCATTTAGAGAAAAAACGGGCTCTAAAGTATGTTTTACTTTGGACGCGGGAGCAAATGTTCATGTTTTATTTCCTAAAAAAGAAAGTGAAAAAATTAGCGAATTTATTAAAAATGAACTAGTTGCATATTGTCAAAATGAGCATTTTATTAGCGATAGAATTGGTTTTGGAGCAAAACAATTGTAA